In Brienomyrus brachyistius isolate T26 unplaced genomic scaffold, BBRACH_0.4 scaffold41, whole genome shotgun sequence, a single genomic region encodes these proteins:
- the LOC125722689 gene encoding kelch-like protein 10 isoform X1, with the protein MMAHDMERVLMSPAFEVFNKLRLAGQLCDVVLIADGVKFNAHRVILCGCSSYFQALFASDWSDSGKREYQLPGISPETLRQVIEYAYTYSVVITADNVENLLAAADYLSVLGIVQRCCDFLHEQLCLNNCIGLLKIADVYCVNELHQSAFNFILKNFKEVAISSNEFPEISLEQLYDIIEQDELNVREEDVVFEAILRWIEHEPATREAHISVLLPKIRMARMDSEYFMKIVKANDLVKANAACRPIITDVLKMIYDLDNESPRSDFERPLIRPRLPADILLAIGGWNFRTTNWIEAYDTRADHWVDITQGQETRQSGHGSVCLNGFVYCFGGYDGHNFTDAVRRFDPVARTWQHMAPMHWRRCSVSVAVSNGFIYVMGGRLGVSPLNIVERYDPKANEWTIIQPMNEERQDASATTLNGKIYICGGSNGAQTTSTAECYDPLTGEWTLIAPMRTRRRGLGVAAYQGNIYAVGGTNGVHAVRSMEVYDPAINQWHAAPPMRQQRSYFGIAVVDGLLFAMGGSDGFEVTAKVECFNAEKGSWCRAQDMITPKRNFSCCTVPAHPRFVQYAAPRPPAPIYLPGNHVLNKWLAGNKGNATD; encoded by the exons atgatggcacacgacatggagcgagtactgatgtccccggcgtttgaagtgttcaacaagcttcggctggcaggacagctttgtgacgtggtcctcatcgcagacggtgttaaattcaacgcccatagagtaattctgtgtggctgtagctcctacttcca ggctctgttcgccagtgactggagtgattcaggaaagcgggagtaccaactcccaggcatttccccagaaacattgaggcaggtcatagagtacgcctacacgtactctgtggtcatcacagctgacaatgtggagaacctcctggcagctgctgattatctcagtgtcttgggcatcgtgcagcgctgctgtgatttcctgcatgagcagctctgcctcaacaactgcattggccttcttaaaatcgccgatgtctactgtgtaaacgagctgcaccagtctgcattcaacttcatcttgaaaaacttcaaggaggttgccatcagctcaaacgagttcccagaaataagtcttgaacaactttatgacatcatagagcaggatgagcttaatgtcagagaagaggatgtggtgtttgaggccatcctccggtggatcgagcacgagcctgccacccgagaggcccacatttcagtcctattgcccaag attcggatggctcgtatggatTCGGAGTACTTCATGAAaatcgtcaaagccaacgatctagtgaaggccaatgcagcgtgcaggccaattatcaCTGATGTACTGAAGATGATATATGATCTCGACAATGAAAGTCCACGAtctgactttgaaaggccaCTGATTCGCCCGCGCCTACCCGCTGACATCTTattggccattggtggctggAATTTCCGCACAACAAATTGGATTGAAGCCTATGACACCCGGGCCGACCACTGGGTCGATATAACGCAGGGGCAGGAGACTCGCCAGTCCGGCCatggcagtgtgtgtttaaatggcttcgtgtattgttttgggggttaTGATGGCCATAATTTCACCGATGCTGTGCGCAGATTTGACCCTGTCGCACggacatggcagcacatggccCCGATGCACTGGCGCCGCTGTAGTGTCAGTGTGGCCGTAAGTAACGGCTTCATCTACGTGATGGGTGGCCGTTTAGGCGTGTCGCCTCTGAATATCGTAGAGCGATATGACCCAAAAGCCAACGAGTGGACCATCATCCAGCCCATGAACGAggagcgacaggatgccagtgccaccaccctgaatggaaag atatacatttgtgggggtagcaatggagctcagaccacttccactgcggagtgctatgatcctctcacgggcgaatggaccttgatcgctcccatgcgcactcgccgacgtggccttggagtagctgcatatcagggaaacatctatgcg GTGGGCGGTACCAACGGGGTTCATGCAGTGCGGAGTATGGAGGTTTATGACCCTGCAATTAACCAGTGGCACGCTGCGCCTCCCATGAGACAACAAAGAAGCTAtttcggcatcgcagtggtggacggcttGCTATTTGCGATGGGAGGCTCCGATGGGTTCGAAGTAACTGCAAAAGTGGAATGTTTCaatgcagagaaaggcagctggtgccgtgcgcaggacatgattacgcccaagaggaacttcagctgctgcacagtgcctgcgcacccccgcttCGTACAGTATgctgcacctcgcccacctgcccccatctacCTGCCTG GTAACCACGTGCTCAACAAGTGGCTGGCAGGGAACAAGGGAAACGCTACAGACTGA
- the LOC125722689 gene encoding kelch-like protein 10 isoform X2 — protein MMAHDMERVLMSPAFEVFNKLRLAGQLCDVVLIADGVKFNAHRVILCGCSSYFQALFASDWSDSGKREYQLPGISPETLRQVIEYAYTYSVVITADNVENLLAAADYLSVLGIVQRCCDFLHEQLCLNNCIGLLKIADVYCVNELHQSAFNFILKNFKEVAISSNEFPEISLEQLYDIIEQDELNVREEDVVFEAILRWIEHEPATREAHISVLLPKIRMARMDSEYFMKIVKANDLVKANAACRPIITDVLKMIYDLDNESPRSDFERPLIRPRLPADILLAIGGWNFRTTNWIEAYDTRADHWVDITQGQETRQSGHGSVCLNGFVYCFGGYDGHNFTDAVRRFDPVARTWQHMAPMHWRRCSVSVAVSNGFIYVMGGRLGVSPLNIVERYDPKANEWTIIQPMNEERQDASATTLNGKIYICGGSNGAQTTSTAECYDPLTGEWTLIAPMRTRRRGLGVAAYQGNIYAIVMRLKQTKEFSG, from the exons atgatggcacacgacatggagcgagtactgatgtccccggcgtttgaagtgttcaacaagcttcggctggcaggacagctttgtgacgtggtcctcatcgcagacggtgttaaattcaacgcccatagagtaattctgtgtggctgtagctcctacttcca ggctctgttcgccagtgactggagtgattcaggaaagcgggagtaccaactcccaggcatttccccagaaacattgaggcaggtcatagagtacgcctacacgtactctgtggtcatcacagctgacaatgtggagaacctcctggcagctgctgattatctcagtgtcttgggcatcgtgcagcgctgctgtgatttcctgcatgagcagctctgcctcaacaactgcattggccttcttaaaatcgccgatgtctactgtgtaaacgagctgcaccagtctgcattcaacttcatcttgaaaaacttcaaggaggttgccatcagctcaaacgagttcccagaaataagtcttgaacaactttatgacatcatagagcaggatgagcttaatgtcagagaagaggatgtggtgtttgaggccatcctccggtggatcgagcacgagcctgccacccgagaggcccacatttcagtcctattgcccaag attcggatggctcgtatggatTCGGAGTACTTCATGAAaatcgtcaaagccaacgatctagtgaaggccaatgcagcgtgcaggccaattatcaCTGATGTACTGAAGATGATATATGATCTCGACAATGAAAGTCCACGAtctgactttgaaaggccaCTGATTCGCCCGCGCCTACCCGCTGACATCTTattggccattggtggctggAATTTCCGCACAACAAATTGGATTGAAGCCTATGACACCCGGGCCGACCACTGGGTCGATATAACGCAGGGGCAGGAGACTCGCCAGTCCGGCCatggcagtgtgtgtttaaatggcttcgtgtattgttttgggggttaTGATGGCCATAATTTCACCGATGCTGTGCGCAGATTTGACCCTGTCGCACggacatggcagcacatggccCCGATGCACTGGCGCCGCTGTAGTGTCAGTGTGGCCGTAAGTAACGGCTTCATCTACGTGATGGGTGGCCGTTTAGGCGTGTCGCCTCTGAATATCGTAGAGCGATATGACCCAAAAGCCAACGAGTGGACCATCATCCAGCCCATGAACGAggagcgacaggatgccagtgccaccaccctgaatggaaag atatacatttgtgggggtagcaatggagctcagaccacttccactgcggagtgctatgatcctctcacgggcgaatggaccttgatcgctcccatgcgcactcgccgacgtggccttggagtagctgcatatcagggaaacatctatgcg attgtaatgcgcttaaaacaaacaaaagaattcagtggatga